From Oryza sativa Japonica Group chromosome 4, ASM3414082v1, one genomic window encodes:
- the LOC4336124 gene encoding WPP domain-interacting protein 2 — translation MSMSYDGDQSEDRQSEEVQSAYKSHGGGVLRGYFNLDRSEEQNEENEWSWIPQDGDPLAESMSSLQTTQEALENEMQKLSDLSKELGADNFSSDNRANNAFVSPDEDDVLETNQKMSHLEQKLEEASNTIREKNSVLSQLQELIDGMHIATPAERAFDIDQLETDLDRQLQEKIEAEIQSLVMLKARQSWQVRTEDQLALKEHKLSSSGGDNGDGDCDSDNARMMMMVKLRETESKIVKLKEQVEKLEVHERELFGTTQVLRMQSRTLKICLFGLLQLVLLFLSLKAFFAQVSDPFDDVVPT, via the exons ATGTCGATGAGCTATGACGGGGATCAAAGCGAGGACCGGCAAAGCGAAGAGGTTCAATCAGCATATAAAAGTCACGGTGGGGGTGTGTTAAGGGGGTATTTTAATTTGGATAGGTCTGAAGAGCAAAATGAAGAAAATGAGTGGAGTTGGATTCCTCAAGATGGTGATCCTCTAGCTGAATCAATGTCTTCGCTTCAGACGACACAAGAAGCTCTTGAGAATG AGATGCAAAAACTGTCAGATCTTAGCAAGGAGTTAGGGGCTGACAACTTCAGCAGTGATAACAGAGCAAACAACGCATTCGTTTCGCCTGATGAGGACGATGTTCTTGAAACGAATCAAAAGATGAGCCATCTAGAACAGAAACTGGAAGAGGCGTCAAACACTATCAGAGAGAAGAACTCGGTATTATCACAACTTCAAGAACTCATCGACGGCATGCACATAGCAACACCGGCGGAGAGGGCCTTCGACATCGATCAGCTGGAGACGGACCTCGACCGCCAGCTCCAGGAGAAGATCGAAGCCGAGATCCAATCCCTCGTCATGCTGAAAGCGAGGCAGAGCTGGCAGGTCCGGACCGAGGACCAGCTCGCCCTCAAGGAGCACAAGCTGTCCTCCTCCGGTGGCGACAATGGCGATGGCGATTGCGACAGCGACAACgcgaggatgatgatgatggtgaagCTGCGGGAGACGGAGAGCAAGATCGTCAAGCTGAAGGAGCAGGTGGAGAAGCTGGAGGTCCACGAGAGGGAGCTGTTCGGGACGACGCAGGTGCTGAGGATGCAGAGCCGGACGCTCAAGATATGCCTCTTCGGCCTCCTCCAGCTCGTCctgctcttcctctccctcaaGGCGTTCTTCGCCCAGGTCTCCGACCCCTTCGATGACGTTGTGCCGACGTGA